A genomic segment from Elusimicrobiales bacterium encodes:
- the dnaG gene encoding DNA primase codes for MRDSGASLDSIRERVDLVELVREYVPSLKKAGRTWKACCPFHDEKTPSFTVNQEKGLFYCFGCQAGGDIFGFLMKIEGLTFPEAGEKLAGRAGLEWRASGSLSGGEKERLDMRRALDFAKSFYHKELAGPPGRAALEYLHKRGIQPAFISAFELGWAPAESDAFIKAARKAGHADDILFRAGLMGRGEGRCWDYFRGRVLFPIKNHRGEMTGFGGRILGQGEPKYLNSPDTPLFSKSKTLFAIDKAGPHIRKAGCALVLEGYMDVIACHQFGQENAVAPLGTALGEEHARLLKRYCDGALLLFDPDAAGKKAALKAANTLVSAGMFVKAASLDGGLDPDEYLLKHGRAAFDAALEGAEDALAFHARLLREESGGPLRALAAQDKTRAADALMETVSRHPDKLVRVEWTKAVSDMLSLPSLDIEKALTGILARKQAEASPRAPRRHAPETAPVPEPEMPVEERDLVRFSLHAPQCCMAAAELSPEEFSSPRAFGLLREVMKLARSGAAADCLAATLARQSQPEEAALVTRLAAQPLPADFDGARDIETCVVRVRRQYLARRFAELKGEIKRVSAAGQDTAALLKEQCEIAVSLKSGRNP; via the coding sequence ATGCGAGATTCGGGCGCCAGCTTGGATTCCATACGCGAACGGGTTGATCTAGTGGAACTCGTGCGCGAGTATGTCCCTTCGCTTAAAAAAGCGGGGCGGACATGGAAGGCCTGCTGCCCTTTTCACGACGAAAAAACCCCCTCCTTCACCGTCAACCAGGAGAAGGGGCTGTTTTACTGCTTCGGCTGCCAGGCGGGCGGGGATATTTTCGGTTTCCTGATGAAAATAGAAGGTCTCACCTTCCCCGAAGCCGGCGAAAAGCTGGCCGGCCGCGCCGGGCTGGAGTGGCGGGCTTCCGGCTCGCTCTCCGGCGGGGAAAAGGAACGGCTGGACATGCGCCGCGCGCTGGATTTCGCCAAATCATTTTATCACAAGGAGTTGGCGGGGCCGCCGGGCCGGGCCGCGCTGGAATATCTTCACAAGCGCGGGATACAGCCGGCTTTCATCTCGGCTTTCGAGCTGGGCTGGGCGCCGGCGGAATCGGACGCTTTCATAAAAGCCGCGCGCAAGGCCGGGCATGCGGACGATATCCTGTTCCGCGCCGGGCTTATGGGCAGGGGGGAGGGCCGCTGCTGGGATTATTTCCGGGGCCGCGTTCTTTTCCCCATCAAGAACCACCGGGGCGAGATGACGGGTTTCGGCGGCAGAATACTGGGCCAGGGCGAGCCTAAATATCTCAACTCGCCCGACACTCCGCTTTTTTCCAAGAGCAAAACGCTTTTTGCGATAGACAAGGCCGGGCCGCATATACGCAAGGCCGGCTGCGCGCTGGTGCTGGAGGGGTATATGGACGTCATCGCCTGCCACCAGTTCGGGCAGGAGAATGCGGTGGCGCCGCTGGGCACGGCACTGGGCGAGGAGCATGCCCGGCTGCTGAAACGCTATTGCGACGGCGCGCTTTTGCTTTTTGACCCCGACGCCGCCGGAAAAAAAGCCGCGCTTAAGGCGGCGAACACGCTGGTTTCGGCGGGGATGTTTGTGAAGGCGGCCTCGCTGGACGGCGGGCTGGACCCGGACGAATATCTGCTCAAGCACGGCAGGGCGGCCTTTGACGCCGCGCTGGAAGGGGCCGAGGATGCGCTGGCTTTCCACGCGCGGCTGCTGCGCGAGGAGTCCGGCGGGCCGCTGCGCGCGCTTGCCGCGCAGGACAAGACCCGCGCCGCCGACGCGCTGATGGAGACTGTCTCCCGCCATCCCGACAAGCTGGTGCGGGTGGAGTGGACAAAAGCGGTTTCCGACATGCTTTCGCTGCCCAGCCTGGACATAGAAAAAGCGTTGACCGGCATTCTGGCCAGAAAACAGGCCGAGGCCTCCCCGCGCGCGCCGCGCCGCCACGCGCCGGAAACCGCGCCCGTGCCCGAGCCGGAAATGCCGGTGGAGGAGCGCGACCTTGTCAGATTTTCGCTTCACGCGCCGCAATGCTGCATGGCGGCGGCGGAATTGTCGCCGGAAGAGTTTTCCAGCCCGCGCGCCTTCGGCCTGCTGCGCGAGGTGATGAAGCTGGCCCGCTCCGGCGCGGCGGCGGATTGCCTGGCGGCCACGTTGGCGCGGCAGTCCCAGCCGGAAGAAGCGGCTCTGGTAACCAGGCTGGCGGCGCAGCCGCTGCCCGCGGATTTTGACGGCGCGCGCGACATTGAAACCTGCGTCGTCCGCGTGCGGCGGCAGTATCTGGCGCGCAGATTTGCGGAGCTTAAAGGGGAAATAAAGCGGGTTTCCGCCGCCGGGCAGGATACGGCGGCGCTTTTGAAGGAACAGTGCGAGATAGCCGTGTCGCTTAAATCGGGACGCAACCCATAG
- a CDS encoding histidine triad nucleotide-binding protein: protein MSGCIFCKIASGEVPARLVLETERVMAFRDLNPQAPEHVLLIPRKHIASLAECGEADAALLGEIQLAAAKLAKELKLDRGFRLVTNNGRSAGQSVDHLHYHLLGGRRMNWPPG, encoded by the coding sequence ATGTCAGGCTGTATATTCTGCAAGATAGCCTCCGGCGAGGTTCCCGCCCGGCTGGTATTGGAGACGGAGCGCGTGATGGCGTTCCGCGACCTCAACCCCCAGGCGCCGGAGCATGTGCTTTTAATTCCCAGAAAGCATATCGCCTCACTTGCCGAATGCGGGGAGGCGGACGCCGCGCTGCTTGGCGAAATACAGCTTGCCGCCGCAAAACTGGCCAAAGAGTTGAAGCTGGACAGGGGATTCCGGCTGGTGACAAACAACGGCAGGAGCGCGGGCCAGTCGGTGGACCATTTGCATTACCATTTGCTCGGCGGGCGGCGCATGAACTGGCCGCCCGGATAG
- the rpsU gene encoding 30S ribosomal protein S21 — MVFVKVREGEPLEEAVKRFKRECERNGILREIKRREFYQSPSVKRKLKSQEAQRKMRRSRRRHS; from the coding sequence ATGGTTTTCGTGAAAGTGCGCGAAGGAGAGCCGCTTGAAGAGGCAGTAAAACGTTTCAAGCGCGAGTGCGAGCGCAACGGCATTCTGCGGGAAATCAAGCGCCGGGAGTTTTACCAGAGCCCCAGCGTGAAGCGCAAGCTGAAATCGCAGGAAGCGCAGCGCAAAATGCGCCGGTCAAGACGCCGGCATTCCTGA